In Juglans microcarpa x Juglans regia isolate MS1-56 chromosome 1S, Jm3101_v1.0, whole genome shotgun sequence, the genomic stretch CAATGATTATAGCAAGAAGGTAGATTCTTGAAGCCAACCGAAGAGGAAATGGGTTTGACTTGCAGGTACTGCATAACTTGAAAACTCTATCCTCCTCATCTCTCTTTCGATTTCAATCTTCTTCCAgtccctctcttcctctcttcctttctatttcctctttttcttatttatttatatatatagtattgttAATTAGTCTTCAGCTGAATTCCATCGAACAAGCCCCTATCGCAAGCATCTCTAAGGAATCTAACTTTGCCCGTTTGAACCGCCACCAAAACCTTTGTTCGTTTCTAGTGATTTTCCaaatctcttaagaaaaaagtGCAGCATAGTGCTTCTATGTCATTGTTTTGTAATGTATCGTAATGGTCCAAGTAATTATGCCCGGTGTGCTGCTTCAGATGCTGTTCTAGATCGCTTAAGACCATAAATCTGAGTCTTTGTTTGAAATTTCAGAACCTGAGTGTCCATCAGTTTTAAATTTCCACTAATGGGTTTGATCAGTGCTGGTTAAAGTTGTATTCTTTAGCTGAAATTCACTTCCGCGCACGTTACAAATTCCCACAAATGGCTTCAAATGTTCGGTGTTGTATTAGGTGGTACATGCACTTTGGGTTTCATATATCTGTATCTTTGCTTGATACCTTAAATCCTCCATGCAGTGTTTAGTGTGCTGTTATTATCAGCTCATCTTTCATCTCGAAAAGAAGTATTTTGCCCTCGGAATCATCTATTTCTATCACTTCCACCTGTACCAAGCCTAAGTTTTTCTGTCATAgcaaagaaagagagatgaagGCTCAAGTTTTTCGTTGCTCAATTGTCCTCAACTATAGGATCCATCTATCACTCTCCATGCTGGTTCATATATTTAGtttcttcaacttttaacaTAATATATGTTTGGTAAATTTAGGTGCGTTCACATTGATCCTGGATACTTCTCACTCAATTTTCAAATACTGTTGCTTTCTCCATGTTAGTTTAACATTTCAAGAACCTGATATTTAGACTTAACTTATGCATGATTTATTCAAACATTATGTACTTTTGGAGTCATGTTCCTTAATATCTGTTAACGTGCTTGCTATATAGGTGTCTATGTCAATTGCCTGTGGCCTTCCCATCCTTGAGGGCGTATACTGTCTGGCCTGTGCTCGCTGGGTGTGGCAGAAATGCCTCTATACCGCTGGCCATGAAAGTGAAAACTGGGGCGTAGCTACAGTTGAAGAATTTGAGCCTGTGCCTCACCTTTGTCGCTTAATCTTAGCTGGCTATGAAGATGATATTCTTAGCCCGCTTTGGGCTCCTCCTGGAGGTTATGGAATTAATCCCGAGTGGGTAGTCGTACGTAAAGATTATGAAGAAACTGTAGGCCATGTTACTCCTTATATGATTTACCTTGATCACGATAAGGCTGATATAGTTCTAGCTGTTAGGGGACTCAATTTAGCTAAGGAAAGTGATTATACAGTTTTACTTGATAACAAATTGGGGCAGACTAAATTTGGTGGTGGGTATGTCCACAATGGGCTGTTAAAGGCAGCAGGGTGGGTTTTCGATGCAGAGTGTGAGGTTTTGAGGGAATTGGTTGAGAGGAACCCGAATTATACCTTGACATTTACTGGTCATTCTCTAGGAGCAGGGGTGGTTGCACTGTTGACAATGGTGGTAGTTCAGAATCATGGAAAATTAGGGAACATTGAGAGAAAGAGGATCAGATGCTATGCTGTAGCTCCTCCTCGGTGTATGTCACTAAATTTGGCTGTCAGATATGCTGATATTATCAATTCTGTTGTACTCCAGGTATCATCATCACATTTCGTTCCATTTTAGATATTTGTGCTTTTTCATCCATAGTTTAGTTCATTTTTACTTGGTTATGTTAGAATAGAAGTGTCATTTTCTCGGTGAACCAAGATAAGTTGCATGCATTGTCTTCATATTATAGTTTAGTCAACATGTatttggtaatattttttatattcttattcataagaataattttagaaatatgTATTGTCAACTTCCTTATggtataaagaaaaattagttgTATTAAGCTACAGAAGCATCATGGAATAACACATTCAAAACTTcctaattttataactaattttttAGAGATGGCCATCATGTGATGGGGTGAAAAATTAGAAGAGCAGA encodes the following:
- the LOC121245831 gene encoding uncharacterized protein LOC121245831 isoform X2; the protein is MSIACGLPILEGVYCLACARWVWQKCLYTAGHESENWGVATVEEFEPVPHLCRLILAGYEDDILSPLWAPPGGYGINPEWVVVRKDYEETVGHVTPYMIYLDHDKADIVLAVRGLNLAKESDYTVLLDNKLGQTKFGGGYVHNGLLKAAGWVFDAECEVLRELVERNPNYTLTFTGHSLGAGVVALLTMVVVQNHGKLGNIERKRIRCYAVAPPRCMSLNLAVRYADIINSVVLQDDFLPRTTSALEDVFKSLICLPCLLCLMCLKDTCTLEEKMLKDPRRLYAPGRLYHIVERKPLRLGRFPPVVRTAVPVDGRFEHMVISCNAASDHAIIWIERESQRALNACLQKLDLDQHFVSSNKTANEIQLKWT
- the LOC121245831 gene encoding uncharacterized protein LOC121245831 isoform X1, coding for MSIACGLPILEGVYCLACARWVWQKCLYTAGHESENWGVATVEEFEPVPHLCRLILAGYEDDILSPLWAPPGGYGINPEWVVVRKDYEETVGHVTPYMIYLDHDKADIVLAVRGLNLAKESDYTVLLDNKLGQTKFGGGYVHNGLLKAAGWVFDAECEVLRELVERNPNYTLTFTGHSLGAGVVALLTMVVVQNHGKLGNIERKRIRCYAVAPPRCMSLNLAVRYADIINSVVLQDDFLPRTTSALEDVFKSLICLPCLLCLMCLKDTCTLEEKMLKDPRRLYAPGRLYHIVERKPLRLGRFPPVVRTAVPVDGRFEHMVISCNAASDHAIIWIERESQRALNLMLEKDKIMEIPPKQRMERQESLAREHSQEYMAALRRAILLDIPQAYSPSAYGTFQEMEGEHSSRSSKGISSLSSKKRKESWDGFVERLFDVNESGDMVFKMQ